The Solea solea chromosome 15, fSolSol10.1, whole genome shotgun sequence genome segment GGAGGAGCCTGGAGGAGGGGACGTGGGCGTGGCCAGTCACATGGGTGAGGAGGCACCACTCTGCAGCCAGACTGACATGGAAGAACTGAGGAGGAGCTGCTCCGAGAGCCAGTGCACGGCTGGAGACGTACCTGGGCAGGTGAGGACACGCGTAATCTGGATCACTCTGACCTCTGTGACAtcatgatgatgacatcatccaccTGTCCTGTCCAGGTGAGTCAGGTGGAGGTGTATCCAGGCTCCGGCGTCCTCTGCGATCTACGCTCGTGGCAGGCGGCCAATCAGGCGCAGTCTCCCACGGCCATGGCTCGGACACTGCTGCTGGGTGTGTTTgatatgaacacactgatgaaCAGTAACCTGAGAGGTGGGCGGAGTCGCCGGCCCGCCTTCCACCCACAGCGGAGCGCGCTTGACCCGCACAAGATCAACGCCATCTTCAGTAGGTCGACACAGTTACAGACTGTCCCTTTAATCTGCTGTCActctgactgtctctctctctccctttcctccGCAGACGCCATCTTGGCTCGGTTTCCTCTCGCTAAGAAAGGAGTCATCGGCTCTGGCATCAACTCTAAACTCTCTGAGATCCGTTTCCGCTCCCGCCGAGCCAATCGAGACGCCCACTTCCTGTGACGCCCCATGGCTCGACCACACCTACCTCACTGACCACCACACGCATCGTCCAATGAGAGCGTGGCCTGTGTTCAGGCGCAGACTCAGGTCTGGCTGCGATGTCGCTCACTCAGCTgctctgttgccatggtaacagcagctgctggacatactgtgatgttttttgtgttgttgtgtcagacatgttgttgtttgttgtttgttctgtAAATAAAGTTACGAAGATGTGAGAATGGAAAGTTCTTCACTTTTGATCCTTTTGattataaacatacatactgtatgtgctaaCTAGCTTAGAGTTGATGGTTGCTTATATGCTGAGAAAAAAAGCTACTCCATAGTTTAGTTAGTTGGTAAATAGCTTAGGTACATAGTTGGCTAACTAGCTTAGATAGAATTTACTAATTACCTTAGGTAGATAGttgctatatgtatatatatatatatatatatatatatatatatatagttgccAACTAGTTAGTTACTAACTAGCTTAGATAGATGTTACTAATTACCTTAGGTAGATagttgctatatatatatacatatatatatatatatatgtagttgcCAACTAGTTAGTTACTAACTAGCTTAGATAGATGTTACTAATTACCTTAGGTAGATagttgctatatatatatacatatatatatatatatatagttgccAACTAGTTAGTTACTaactagcttagatagataCATGGTTGCTAACTATCTTAGATACATGTATAAATTGCTTACTAGATACTTGCTAACTAGCTTAGATAGCTACATAGTTGCTAACTAGCTTAGATACATATATCGTTGCTAACTATATAGCTATTTGCTAACTAGCTTAGATACATATATCGTTGCTAACTAGACTGAGGTGTGTATGTgggttctccaggttcctcccaaagtccaaaaacaggtgacctgtccagggcgtgacctttcaccctatgcCAGCTGGGAGAGActccagctccctgtgaccctcatgtggaggataaagcactagacaatgaatgaatgaatgtatgaatggaAGCCAGCATcgtagagacagacagacagacagacagacagacgactttattgatccctttgggaggttccctcggggaaattaacagctccaacatcaacacacagcactgttaagattagagtcacactttacaggagactggaaagagaaacaccccaggtaccaaacaccataaaatatagaatagaataaaataagctaaaaataaagataaaataaaaacaaaaatctaaaaaagtataaaaatacaaacgtaaatgacccatgctatatataaatatgtatgtttgtatctatgtatgtatacatacatacaaacaacacatataaatatatatatatacatatacatacacaaaaatgaataaatgtggtGAAGGACAGAGGtgatccagcagagggtgctgtttcactggttttcacctgaaattaacatcaagtgaagaaaaagaatcagaggaagagaagaggagagaagagaagaggaaagaagaggagaggaaaggaaagaagagaagaggaaagaagaggagaggagcgaagagaagagaagaggaaagaagaggagaggagagaagctgcTCTTCACTCTGATGAGATTCACGTTGTCTGGTTTCAGTGTGAAGACGATCATCTGAGACTCGTTAGTGGTGAGTTttaaagtgtgtgcgtgtgtgtgagtgagcgagtgagtgagtgtgtgtgtgtgtgtgtgagtgagtgagtgtgtgagtgagtgtgtgtgtgtgtgtgtgtgtgtgtgtgagcttcaCTGtcgtttcttttatttcttctcagACGTTCCCGATGAGAGGATGAAACGGAAACAGTTGGCGTTTGAAATGAAGACAAAGCCTCTGATGTTCCACAGACGCTGAAAGAGAACTCGACACTTAACAACGTTTCATCGAGAAACTGATTCAACAATTACggacaaaagaaaaaccctgATGGCGCCGATCGTCAACAGAAACAATCAACAACGATCAGTTTTTGACTGAAGAGAAGACGGAGTTTGGGATCAGTTTGGATGAAGTTCAGGATCAGTTTTTGTCTCAAACGAAGACAAAGTTCGGGATCAGTTTAGAAGAAGTTCGGGATCAGTTTAGAAGAAGTTCGGGATCAGTTTTTGACTTAAGCGAAGATGAAGTTCGGCAACACTTGCTGCACGCTGAATGTTGGCGGTCGCAGGTTTTCACTCTCGTCAGAGACGATGAAGCGACTCCCGCTCAGTCGACTCAGTCGCCTGCATCGCTGCGCGTCGGAGACTGAACTGCTGGAACTGTGCGACGACTACGACCGCGACAGCAACGAGTTTTTCTTCGACCGGCACTCGGAGGCCTTCAGCTTCATCATGTTGTACCTGCAGCACGGAAAGCTCCGCTTCGTGCCGCACATGTGTGAGCTGTCATTCTACAATGAGATGCTGTACTGGGGCCTGGAGAGCGCCGACCTGCAGCCCTGCTGCCAGCGCCGCCTCGACGACCGCATGTCTGACTGCTTTGTCCACTTTTTCCCGGAGGAGGCGCCACGGAGCACTAACGAGCCCCAGAGCCGTTGGctggagaggatgaggagaacGTTTGAGGAACCCACGTCATCAGTGGCAGCACAGATCCTCGCCTCAGTGTCGGTGCTCTTTGtggtggtttccatggtgatgtTGTGCGCCAGCACCTTACCGGACTGGATGTCTGCGGAGACACTGGACCAGCACAGGTAAAACATGTCAGTTTATGCCTTGCATCTGGTTGGCTCGTTGATAAGTTGCTTTGTTGTGATTGGTCCTgggttccctctctctcctgcagggTCATCGAAGCGGTCTGCATTGGTTGGTTCACGGCCGAGTGTATCATCCGTTTCCTTGTGTCCCGTGATAAGTGTGAGTTTGTCTGTCGACCTCTGAACATTATCGACCTGTTGGTGATCACGCCATACTACGTGTCTGTTACCGTGACGAGCCTGACGGGGGAAAACTCCCAGCTGCAGCGCGCTGGTGTTACACTGCGAGTCTTGCGCATTATGCGGATCTTCTGGGTGATAAAGCTGGCGCGTCACTTCCTGGGCCTGCAGACGCTTGGCCTGACGCTGCGGCGCTGCTACCGCGAGATGGTGATGCTGCTGGTCTTTAtctgtgttgccatggcaatatTCAGTGCGCTAGCCCAACTGCTGGAGCACGGGCTGGACCTGGAGAACGGAAACCAGGACTACGCCAGCATTCCCGCTGCCTGCTGGTGGGTCATCATCTCCATGACGACAGTGGGCTATGGTGACATGTATCCCGTGACGGTGGCGGGTCGTGTGTTGGGCGGCCTCTGCGTGGTCAGTGGCATCGTGTTGCTCGCGCTGCCAATCACCTTCATCTACCACAGCTTTGTCCAGTGCTACCACGAGCTCAAGGTGCGTTCTGAGCGCTGTAGTCACACCCTGTCCGCCGACTTCATCAACTGACCACAGTCTGCCAGCTTCATCAACTGATGAGTTGACAACTGTGTCAAGTCATGTCAATCTGCTGACTTTGGTCCACCAACCACAGTCCGACAACTCCGCCAACCGACCGCAGTCCGACAACTCCGCCAACCGAGCATAGTCCGACAACTCCGTCAACCGTCCACAGTCCGACAACTCCGTCAACCCACCACAGTCCGACAACTCCGCCAACCAAtgagctgctgttgctgagGTGGCCAAAACTTTCCAAACAATCTCGCTACAGAGGCAAGAAATACAAGGTCATGACCTCAGGTCTTTACTTGTGTTGTTCAGGTTCATCTTAGCTTTTAGAAactaataatcataattatctatattatatattcatttcatcatgacttctcgtgtgtgtgtgtgtgtcagccagtGAGTTCattctgtcatcacactgaAGTTCAtacaccccccccaccccgcctCGGTGTAAGTGGACACCACCGGTTTCTAAGGCAACGACAGACTTAACGGGAAATGGAAGTGtctgaacatttgttttgtcagaGCATCGAAGGACGAGCTGCTGCTGAgtgacaatgacacacacacacacacacacacacacagtgccattCATATATCACTAAGTTAAATGTATAAGGTTATAAAAAtgttgtatatatgtgtgttcactgtgtatgatgttattatgttaatgagggcggagcttcctgtgtgtgggtgtgttaaTGAATCCTGAACCTCTTCATGATCCGTCTTATATTGCTGGATTATGGAGGATTATCTGACTCACCATGTGCCcactgggtgtgtgtttgctgctgactTCTTTTTAATGACTTCAGTTTTATTAGTTTTCAAATAtacacagaacaaaaacatcagagttcacacacacacacacgcataaatATTCCACATTTACTGTCGTATTTTTCCACCTCGTTTATCGGGTTTGTACGATCAAGCGTCTCAACGTGACCTCACACTCCATTCCAGTAGGGGGCGGTAGTGTGCATGAAAGAACTAAACCAGAAAggttctccctcctctctcttgcttgtcctttccttcttcttcatttgtttacttttttattatgttgatgtgggcggagccattcCTCATCTCAAAGCACCAAACACGCTGTTAtcgtaaaaacatgttttgttctgCACgtgatgtgtattttattttataaaatgaaGCAATTTTTTTGCTTGGTTACTAAAACAATGTGGATTTAGAGCAGGCAGTAGCTgcagatgatgtcatcatcatcaccaccatgttcatcatcatcatttatgtcactgagcagaaggtgatgaacacacacacactcacaaatgaTCCAAATAGTACATTGTGTCACTGAACTGAAccctgttgccatggagacagcAATGTGATGCTGAAGGTTGAGGTCTGTGActgatctctctctctgatgtggTACGACCCAACTACTTAACTACCAACCAGTCATTTACATCAGTCTCTTAGTTAAGGTGGTATAACCCAAACTATTGCCACATTGTTTAAGGTGGGTCATAGGGTATAAACCCCGGCCCTTTCTTTTCCATGGCAACAAGAGCAGGAACAGAAGTCAgttttgaaaatatttatttgcatttttttgttgaAGTCTTCCGTACAGTCTGTCAGCTGACAGGAATGCATGAGAGAAGAAATGATTGGCTCAAAACAGTCACATGAACATTGTCGTTACTCAACATGTTAAAACCAGGAACAACCAAAGTCCCGCCCCCAAATACAACCCCATACATCAATGACCgcgccctccccctcccacaCCTGAACGTCCAGGTAAATCCCCGACCTGACGAGGTCGTCAGAGACACGAGCATAGAAAAGATGAAGATACACAGACAAGtattaaaaaggcaaaaaattCATTAATAAACCCACCTGATCCCCCAAAGCCCCGCCCACTGGAGTGACATCACCACCCTGACATTCAgaggtttgaaaaataaatggtcCGAAAACAATCAGCAGTCATCGATGAGTCACTGAAACACAGCCAATCATGGCACACGGCCacgccctctgtcagctgattggctgagatgcaaatattgtttttgatgtttttttttacagtgtagctGAGGCGCTGCTGCCCCCCAGTGGTCAACAGAAATCTACAGACAGATTCTGTCAgagagggaaggggggggggagagagagagagagagagagagagagagagagagagagagtgttctCACTCTGATTCACTTctgttgatttttaaaaacaaaaacatgtcagtcaCAGCTTTTACTCTGGAGGTTTTCCACTAACTTCCTGTTCACGTTACCTCGATCCTTCCCTTCACTTCCTGTGACTGAATCTCACCTGCGTcaggtgaagaaaaaaagaaaaggatccTGGGCGTTGTGGAGAATCATTTTAGAAACCGCCAAATTTTTTGGTTTCCTgtatatttcacattaaaagcctTTTACGTAAGAAAAGGAGACAAAGATAAAAAACTCATTAAAGTCAgcgtttttgttgttgtttttttgaaaaggtttttaaacatttttgagaATTTAAAGTTCACGTTACAACAAGATCTGATCAAATGTTAggaatcaaacatttaaatccatttaTCGTTGTCACGTGagaaaaaagacaattaaaagaaagacatttaagTTTCCTCTGACCTCACTTCCTGTTCACCTGCTCTGCTGGTGAAAACAGCGTTACCCAGGAGACACCTGTCTCACCAGACGCACACAGAAGACGTgaggttttattgtgaaggcaTGATGGGTGTCTGTCAGGTTGTcaaactgtgacatcacacgTTTTGAACAGCTGATTGATGAGATAAACtgtgtgactgacacacacacacacacacacacacagtatacttGTGAGGACACCCCGCCCCATAACACTAACATTACACTGAGACCACAGATAACCACAtgaagtgatgtcacagtgtctCATCGCAGCAGCTGAATTCACTGtgcccacttcctgttttcaggGAACCGAGGTTACGCAGATAACCATCACCGCTTCACAGTGACACTGAAGGAAAcgttaaaaacagacattttctctatgaggttctGAATGAAGGTCAGATTAACTGTAAAGAATCAGGTCTAATCTGTGACTCGCTGTGGACCTGGTCTATGAGTCGTCGTGGACCAAACCAGGACCTGGTTAGGACCCGAGTCTGTGGCTTCATGTATGAACTGGACTGACCCTGAAGCAGACTGTGGGTTTGACGAGAGGACTGAAGGTTTTACTCATGTACAGCTCAGACTGGTCTTCACAAAGACAGCTGTACcagaactcacacacacaggctccaTCTATGAGGGGGGGGTGAAGGGGGGCAGCCCCTCGTCACTGGGCGTGGCCGTATCGTCGCTGGGCTCCAGGCTGTCTTTCAAACTGATTGTGCTGTCTGACGGGGGCGGAGTGCACTCAGAGTGGGGCGGGGTTAACTCTGAGGCAGGTGGGGCTAGCTCCGCAGGGGGCGGAGTTTCTGGTGAGGTTTCTTGGGTCCCGTTGGCGGTCGGGGGAGGATCTGGTTGTTGTGTGGGAGGAGGAGCGGGAGGGGGTGTGGCAAAGATGGGGTCCGCCCGGCGAGAGGCGGAGTTAGAGAGATGGCCATCGTTGAGACAGAGCGAGGACTTCTCGACCAAACGCCACTGCATGATGCTGGTGTCCTTCCCCCCCGTGCTGATCAGGTGACTGTCGTTATACAGGAAGCTGACATTGGTCACATGACTGCTGTGAGCGCTGTATTTATAACTGGGAGCCTGGAAAAATCAAGTTCAAatagatttaaacatttaaataaacacacacacacacaaatattgatttaaacagagtgagagagtgtgtgtgtgtgtgtgtgtgagcgtctcTAACCTTGGCAGTAGAACACGGGTAAGCAAACAGATGAACTTTACAGAAGTCGTCAGCGAGTGCGATCACCTTCCTGTTGTGAGATCTGATCAGAGCGTTGATGTCGGTGCCGTCTGACCCTTCAGGCCACAcccctaaacacacacacacacacacgtgtttaaaagccctttaaagcGATGACCAgactaaatgtcctcataaagcacaagaacacacacacactctctcacacacccacacactcacactctcacacacactctctctctctctctcacacacacacacacactctctctctctcacactcacactcactctctctctctacacacacacacacacacacactctccctctccagCGTTGGGAGTAACGGCGTTTAAGTATAACAGCGTTACTAACGgcgttattttttcagtaacgtAGTAATGTAATGAATTACTTTTCCTATCGTTGCAGCGCCGCTACCGTTACTGAGAATGTAAAGTGACGCGTTACTTGTGTTACAGTTGGGTCGAATGTGTGTGGCTGTCTGACAGCCACACACCAGCTGCTGCGAGAGAGCAGGGCTGGAGATGATTGATGACGACACCGTTGGGTGGACGGGTGCCCTGCTCACACTGTCTTACTGCACGCTCTAAGACAATGGCGACGAGTCAGGGAAGCGTAGTGTTTTTTAAGTGGAAATATCGACACTACGTCTCCCTTACCgaggaaaaggaaagaatgtATATGTAACGTGCACACTATGCCCGGGGAGAAGGAGTTTGTCCATGTCAACCTCGAGCAACTCTAACTTAATGAAGCATTTGTAGTACTTGAATGCAAAGTGTttgaatattgtttattttcattaaaaataaacaatattcacaAGATTTGCACCAATGAAAGGCCAAAtctttcctttgtttctctttacccaagtttacatgtgtgtgtcagttgtgcccttcaattcaaattcaaataaataccaaatgctctaaaatactgtacatagggTTTTTATCCTTCATTCAGGTATTATAAACATCTTTGACATATAGgatgttaaaaaatgtaatagcgttatactcacacacacacactctctctctctctctctcactctctcacacacacacacaaaatcactaACCAAACACGTGGTATCCCAGCACACACGTGTACGTCGCCCAGTCGATGTCTTTACACTCTGATCGATTTCTGATCAGTTTACAGCTGTTTGGAACGTCccctaaaaacacaaacacacacacacaatcagattACGTAATAACCTCCTAATCCAGCACATGTAACACATGTACAAAATGGCCACCTCCACAGAGCAAGACAAACATCTCAATCTGAAACTCAGGTTAGCAATCAGATTACTGGTGTTAGATTAGTAATCAGATTACTCACAGTAGAGGATCTCATAGTCTCCAGAGTTGGACATGATCAGGTTGTTGTCAGGTGACCAGTCCAGATGTGTGATGTAACTGGAATGTCCCTGTGAAAGCGACACAATGTCATCCACTATGTCaccaatgacatcatcatcatcatcatcatcatcgtcatcatcatcaatgaCATCATCTTACCGTGCACTTCCCGTAGCGACTGTACTTGCGTCCTCGCTCTGACACGGTGTACAGGTAAATGAAGTTGTCATGTGACCCAACAGCCAACAGACTTCcatctgcacacaaacacaccgatgcattatgggaaatgtagttcATGTCTGTCACATGTTGCAGGGGAACACTTTAAACGTTACTCACCCACAGAGAAACGCATCACTGACAGCTGCTCGTTTCCGTCAGTGTGAATCCCAACCAGGTCTGTGGTCTCTGCGTCCAGGACGtaccacctgacacacacacacacacacggtcagaaCTAGACACCACAACTCGTCTCCGTCTATAAATGACCTGAACTCACTTTCCAGAGTGTGTTCCTATGGCAACCACTGCTCCACTGGGATGGAAGTCTGCACAGTGTCCATGTTCCTGCGAGACAATTAGATGTCAAACATTTGTCctgcctctctcacacacagagacagagacacacacacacacacacacacacacctccagagTGCGGCTCCACTGCAGACTGTGGTCGCTGGAGTTCCAGAGACACACGTGTCGATCCTGAGCACAGGTGAGAAACATCGCTCTGGACGGATGAGACGCCAAACCCCACAGTTCATCTGTgtgtccctgaacacatcatcacatcatgtTACACGGACCCTGAACGCACTGCGACATCATGTTAGGGTTAGACAGACCCTGAACGCACCGCGACATCCTGTTAGGGTTAGACAGACCCTGAACGCACCACGACATCTTGTTAGGGTTAGACAGACCCTGAACACACCGCGACATCCTGTTAGGGTTAGACAGACCCTGAACGCACCGCGACATCCTGTTAGGGTTAGACAGACCCTGAACGCACCACGACATCTTGTTAAGGTTAGACAGACCCTGAACACACCGCGAAATCCTGTTAGGTTAGATAGACCCTGAACGCACCGTGACATCCTGTTAGGTTAGATAGACCCTGAACGCACCGCGACATCCTGTTAGGATAGATAGACCCTGAACGCACTGTGACATCCTGTTAGGTTAGATAGACCCTGAACGCACCGTGACATCCTGTAAGGTTAGATAGACCCTGAATGCACTATGGCATCCTGTTAGGTTAGATAGACCCTGAACGCAGCGCGACATCCTGTTAGGTTAGATAAACCCTGAACGCACTATGGCATCCTGTTAGGTTAGATAGACCCTGAACGCACCGCGACATCCTGTTAGGTTAGATAGACCCTGAACGCACCGCGACATCCTGTTAGGTTAGATAGACCCTGAACGCACTGTGACATCCTGTTAGGTTAGATAGACCCTGAACGCACCGCGACATCCTGTTAGGTTAGATAGACCCTGAACGCACTGTGACATCCTGTTAGGTTAGATAGACCCTGAACGCACCGTGACATCATGTTATCATCCTACAGAACACACAGATGAGTCACACCTGTGTGTTCCAGCACAgctgtcatgtgacctcacCTGGACTTCCACCAGGAAGCCGTCGTTGAACGTTCCTCTCAGGACGAAGTTACGAGACGTACCAACCAGaaactcctccccctttccCTCTGACACCGCCCTGATGGCTCCATACTGATCTGggacctgaggacacacactcatgttatatacgtgtgtgtgtgttaatgtgtgtgtgtgcgtgtgtgtgtgtcctgcagaaCCTCAATGTCTCGCTCCGCTCGCAGCTCGTGGTCCCACAGGATGATCTTGCGGTCTTTTCCTCCTCCGGTCAGCAGAGTGCCGCTCCTcatctcacacatacagtaaacactgccttcatgacctttgacctgccgGCTGATCTGAaacgctacacacacacacacacacacacgtcatatTTCTACTCAAAAAGTTTGTTTCTGTGAATCACATGGACCTGACTGATCTCTGGTTCCGGTCCCCCCTCACCTCTGGGCCCCTTTCCAGTCTGAGTGTCAGCAGAGTTCCTGGTCCAGACCAGTAGGATTCCTCCAGAGTCTCCGGTCAGGATGTCTCCTGAGCTCAAGAAGGACAGACACTGGATGAACTTCGGCTTCTCATAtttctgaaaaaacaaacaagaaagagGGAGTTAGACCAGGACTAGAGAAGACCAGGAGCATAGAGTAGACCAGAACAAGGTTCTAAACCAGTATGAAACAGACCAGAACTACAGCAGTAGACCATCTTAGACCAGGGTTAACCCTAGCCCAGAACTAGGTCAATTGAAGCACAGCTAGACTTAGCCTAGAACCAAACCAGGCTAGACTTGGCACAGGACTATTTTTAGAGCAGAAATATAGAGTTAAACCGATTTGGTAAGGACTGGACCTAGACAAGAATGAGACTTAGACCAGGACTGCAGAGTTATGTCGGTTAGATCAGAACCAGCATTAGAGCAGGACTACAGAGCTAGACCAGGCCTAGACTTATGGCGCATTttcaccggctctactcgcctcggcacgacgCGGCACGAaaaggttgcatctccactacaagaAAGTACCTACTtcacgtgggcggagtcatcactgcacggctgagtgaaactgcggtgacttgttttatgtgtgacttcgttttataagtgacacaaacacacacacacgagtgactagtgactttacaccacacttctgtagttgtttgagattaacacacgttgttaggattgttaagtagttttaagtgatctacagttcggcgctgttccgcttgatttgtgtgtgggaggtctcttcctgtgacgggactcagcggccggcagtctgaccaatcatcgcatagtacctgcttttaagcacgcttggaacctcgcctgagcaggtagtaaagatagtacctggtaccaggtactaggctagtggaaacgtTACTTATACCGtgctgtggcgaggcgagtagagccggtggaaatgtgccattAGACAGGACTAGAGATTAGACCAGGGCTAGAGAGATAATCCAGAACAAGATTTAGACCATGGTTAGATTTAAACCAGGACGAGAGATAAGACCAGGACTAGGCTTGGGCGAGGTAGACCAGAAAATGCCTAAACCAGTATAAAACAGACCAGACCATCTTAGACCAGAGTTAAACCAAATCAATTGAAGCACAGCTAGTCTTAGCCTAGAACCAAACCAGACTAGACTTGGCATTTAGACAAGGATGAGACTTAGACCAGGACTGCAGAGTTACGCCTGTTAGATCTTAGATCAGAACCAGCCTGAGCCCAGGACCATTGTTAGACCAGGACTAGACTTAAACCAGGActacagagctgtgttattatGTTCTTACTCCAAAGATTCCCTGTTTTCGAGCCAGTGAGGTTCCGGTCCAGGTCCAGAAGAAGATATGGGACTTTCCACAGGTGACGATGGTGTGGGGGTCGGTCGGGTGGAACTCGACATCCAGAACCACCTCGTTAGTTGTCTGCGTGTGCGACACAAACCTGTTAGAGcgctcttttattttgaaagaacaaAGTGTTATTTTTGACGTAAAGTTCTCACCTTGATTTCAGCGATTTTAGACTTTTTATGCCAGTCCCAGACGGTCAACATGTGATCGTTACAGTCATCGATCACACTGAGGTGCTGACCCGAGTCCTGCAGGGGGCGACAGTTACATCACAGCAGTCAGTAACATGCCAACACTCCCATGATGCAACAGTGCAAGGGTGAGCGATACTCACGGCTTTAGAGAACGCTAACGAGCCCACGCCGCGCTCGAACGTCCCCAAACCCACGACCTGCAGCGTGGACAGACTGACACTGTCCCAGATACGGACGTGAGGCTGCAGcggctgcgcacacacacacacaaacgcacacacacactcagcggTTACCATGGTTGTAAAaaagtttttcttcaaaatggaaacatgtttttgaaagatAATAAATTAACGTCCTTACTCGTCCGTCCTTGTCCACTCCCGCGATCTGTCCTGTTGCGATGCGGATTTTATCGGGATGGACGGCCAAGCTGAGGGACAATCAAAGACATGATGTCGCTGAGAttttgtcctcacaaaaataattacaatgtGAAAAAAGGTTTCATATTTTTACGTGGAAAACCCCCAAAATGAAAGGTCAAAGAAAGACTGGAAGGATGAGGACTCCCCTGagtggcacttcaaaataaatcattaaacgGTGCATTTC includes the following:
- the LOC131473562 gene encoding echinoderm microtubule-associated protein-like 4 isoform X1, whose translation is MDGFTGSLDDSMSGASVSDVNDRLSALELRVQQQEDELTVMKAALADVLRRLAASEDAAAASVTKKHGGKGGAALREAYSMSCITNGGTSGRKRDSTSVTRKETVSSAAKSGGDKKKDARSQMEEIQEGEESPIPKDLSPSPSSPHPPLTPHTPQPHRPTQSGDSSKGHNPIKRGASVKRSSSSGLERSHSSWETSEENRNRLVKAASTSKLLAKVVRTAERHKDPVVSQAKMSTREKNSQAEGNHIKMFIRGRPVTMFIPSDVDSYDDVRTELPSERLKLEWVYGYRGRDCRANIYLLPTGEIVYFIASVVVLFNYEERTQRHYLGHTDCVKCLAVHPDKIRIATGQIAGVDKDGRPLQPHVRIWDSVSLSTLQVVGLGTFERGVGSLAFSKADSGQHLSVIDDCNDHMLTVWDWHKKSKIAEIKTTNEVVLDVEFHPTDPHTIVTCGKSHIFFWTWTGTSLARKQGIFGKYEKPKFIQCLSFLSSGDILTGDSGGILLVWTRNSADTQTGKGPRAFQISRQVKGHEGSVYCMCEMRSGTLLTGGGKDRKIILWDHELRAERDIEVPDQYGAIRAVSEGKGEEFLVGTSRNFVLRGTFNDGFLVEVQGHTDELWGLASHPSRAMFLTCAQDRHVCLWNSSDHSLQWSRTLEEHGHCADFHPSGAVVAIGTHSGKWYVLDAETTDLVGIHTDGNEQLSVMRFSVDGSLLAVGSHDNFIYLYTVSERGRKYSRYGKCTGHSSYITHLDWSPDNNLIMSNSGDYEILYWDVPNSCKLIRNRSECKDIDWATYTCVLGYHVFGVWPEGSDGTDINALIRSHNRKVIALADDFCKVHLFAYPCSTAKAPSYKYSAHSSHVTNVSFLYNDSHLISTGGKDTSIMQWRLVEKSSLCLNDGHLSNSASRRADPIFATPPPAPPPTQQPDPPPTANGTQETSPETPPPAELAPPASELTPPHSECTPPPSDSTISLKDSLEPSDDTATPSDEGLPPFTPPS